A stretch of DNA from Schistocerca americana isolate TAMUIC-IGC-003095 chromosome 3, iqSchAmer2.1, whole genome shotgun sequence:
gcaaccaagcatgagcagcacaTATTAGACGGAGagagtccgacagcctatcagttccagtcattccaccaggaaagaggtacaccgatcgtgttgtctgtatttcaaccatgcctagacgctcaataccgatGTTCGATCGCGtcctgttcggacatggaggacatatagGGAGAAAGGAACGGgggattacatgcctcgctcaggcagtccaagggctactagtgcagtggatgaccactacgtacggattatgactcggaggaaccctgacagcaatgccacaacGATGAaagatgcttttcatgcagccacaggacgtcgtgttacgactcaaactgtgcgcaataggctgcatgatgcgcagcttcactcccgacgtccatggcgagctctATCTTTGTAGCCACGACACTatggagcgcggtacagatgggacaaacaacatgccaaatgaatcttcctggcagattaaaactgtgtgccggaccgagactcgaactcgggagctttgcctttcgcgggcaagtgctctaccaactgagctacccaagcacgactcacgccccgtcctcacagctttccttctgccagtacctcgtttcctaccttccaaactttacagaagctctcctgcgaaccttgcagaactagcactcctgcaagaaaggatattgcggagacatggcttagccacagcctgggggatgtttctagaatgaaactttcactctactGATACTGTTATCATATGTGTAGCAATATATATGGCATGTTTTACATGTACGTGAAATATGTGACGTGTGCTTACTCTGTCAAAGTGGCAGGTAAAAACCTCTTGAATCTCTGTATcgaattcaaccaaacttggtacacatattatttaGTACCTGGGAATGCATACTGATGGGGTGAAACCACCAACAAGCTATTTCAGTAGGGATGGGGAGTAATGCTCAGAGGGcgtgggaaggaggaaatggacagagagtggagaggaggagttggacacagagaaggtggacacagagagagagagagagggaggaggaaatggacagagaaagggaagaagatgAAATTAACAAAGAGAAGAGGAGAAGGAAATGAATAGAGAGAGCGAGAGCGTGGTACCACGTATCGATAGCGGCCCAGAAGTTACCATCTGAAGTCAACAGCGGTCACGTGGGATCTGGCGGCCCCAACAGTGGGCACCCTGTGAGCCACAGCTCCAGTGGCTCCGTACTACGAGAGACCTCTGTCAGTAGCAACGACGCAGCGCACCTGTGCTTGGAGCCTCTTCCTTGTGAAATTGACAGCTGGACTCTGTTCCttgctgtattatttgtaatgagtcctcGTACACTCCAAGAAATATATGTTAAGTACATATTCTctttgctaataatttctgctcctgtccagctttcctacagcGACATTTGCCTCACCGTTATggagcccacctctccttaccattgtgcgTGAAGTCGCACACCTTAGGGGgaagaaaacattgacagtgtgagggagaggaagaggtggacagagtgaGCGGGGTGGAGGGGTTTGATTTATGAGATAGAGCTGATGTACTTAAATGCGGCAGAGGAGATGAAGTTTGAGGCTGGACCAGGAGACGAGCTTAGAGGTGGGAAAGAGAAGATGGatctgcagaaaattggaataaatacacacaCGGGCAATGCTGGGTCTTCCTCAGTAGGCGAtgttgatgatgaagtcccatacttcgtGACGGAGCGtcggggaacgatgcgggagacccgcaccgccgtactaggcaaggtcttaatggaggtggtttaccattgccttcctccgaccgtaatggggatgaatgatgatgatgaagatgacacaacaacacccagtcatctcgaagcaggaaaaatccctaaccccaccgggaatcgaacccgggaccccctgctcggaaagcgagaacgctaccgcgagaccacaagtaGCGGACAGGGCGATGTTAGATCTTGCAAATATTGAATGAGACTGTAAAGTGGTTACTCACCTAGATACGAGAATCAAGGAGGTGATCGTTGTCCTGGACCATCTGCTCTCCTTGCTGTATCTGTAGCCGAACCTCGCTCGTATGGACAGAGTATGTGGCGGAGTCGCTAGAGGCCACGGGAAGAGCGCCATCTTTGACATCTAGAGGAGTGTCGCGGTGCTGCTGTGCCGTCGTCGTCGCCGCGGGCAACAGCGAGTCCTGTGTTTTACCAGTAGGTGCACACGACGGCCGTGGTCCCAGAGCGGCGTGGTCGGCTGTACCCTCCGGTCTGAAGCAGGGCAGGACGCGGCGGAACTCCTTGCGGAAGTTCTCGTTCATCCAGGCGTAGAGGAACGGGTTGTAGCAGGTGGAGCTCATGGCGAGCGCGTGCACCAGGAAGAAGCAGAGGTTGAAGTAGCGCCAGGTGCCGAACGAGGTGAAGACGTCGTTGGCGAGGTTGAGCAGGGTGAGCGGCATCCAGGAGAGGCCGAAGATGGCGACCATGGCGACGAGCATGCGGTTGGTGCGGCGCTTGCGCTCGCGGTCGGCGTCGTCTCTGCGCGCCGAGCGGCAGCCGGGTTTGTGGCGCGCGCGCCGGCCCAGGCGCAGCGAGACGCGCACGTAGCAGAAGGCGGAGACGGCGAAGGGCAGCGCGAACTGGGCGGCGGCGGTGACGGCGCCGTAGGCGAGGCGCGCCCTCTCCGACGGCCAGCTCTCCTCGCAGTAGTAGTAGCCGTGCTCGGCGCGCAGCACCGTGTACAGGCCGTAGGGCAGCGTGGCCAGCGCAGAGAACAGCCAGATGCCGGCCAGCGACCAGGCGCACGTCGAGAGGCGCATGCGCGGCCGGAACGGGTGCACGATCACGAAGAAGCGGTCGACCGCGATGCTCGTCAGCGTCAGCGTCGACGTGTAGACGCTGGTGCCCTGCGCGAGCACGACGGCGCGGCACAGCGCGCCGCCGAACACCCAGCTGCCCAGGAAGGTGTAGAGCGGCGTGAAGGGCACGCACAGCGCGCACAGCAGCACGTCCGACAGCGCCAGGTTGCCGATGAACACGTTCGTCACGGTGTGCATCGCGCGGTTGCgcgccaccaccaccacgaccagcGCGTTGCCCGCCAGGCCCAGCACGAAGATGGTCGTGTACACCACGCAGAACAGCGCCTGCACGAACGCGTTGTAGATGATGTCGCCCGCCATGTCGTACTCACCAAAGTCCGAACTCTGGTTGGACACCCTGTACAAAGAATAGTTCACCTCCATGTCCAAACCATCAGATTGTCCTCCAACTTCACCAGACATTATCTCGAGCGGAGGAGAACTCAATTGGCAATCACAAATATCTTTTCTTCAGAATACACGCTACAACTGAATCTAATCCTTGACTAATTACAAGTCCTATATCTGCTTAACAGGCTCGTATTTCATTTCGCTACCCGTCATGACGCAATGGAATATCTCAAAAGGTTGACACCCATAAAATTCCATAAGCATCCAAGTGTGTAGCCCTCGTCAGTTGCATTTTACACATTCTCGCAGCATTAGGAGACAAATTACCTAGTACCACACGGCTGTTTGTTGCTAGGTCACTCCTTGGAAAAACTGATATGTACAATTATGTCAGGGTGTAACGACTACAGCACTTTTATTGTACTCAGGTTTTCCTTTGCATATTTAAACATATATTTCTAGCAGTCCATTTCTAACCGATTATACACCCGTTCTAGCCTCGAAGATCTTTGTTAAGAGCGCTAGAGACGCTGATATCACACACCCAGTGGCATctatcataatcatcatcaacatACACACGAGATTAACATTTACAGTTCCATACTACAATGTAATGTTTGGTCCATAAGCTTTGCGCAGCAAAACATATCTAATGGTTTCTTGAGCTTGATAAATGTTAGCTTCTGAATATATTATGGCTAGATTTTACACATCATTACATGTTTTTCTCAGAAATAACGATCACCTTTACGCTTTGAAGATCAAAAGCACAGTAAAACTCTTTACGATCTGAAATTCACTATAACTAATCCCCCTGTCTATCAACTCATAAAACAGCTCCAAATGGACAGTACACTTCAAATTGTTTTAGAAACGAAAATTAATAGCTAATACGAATCTTTTTTAGTTTCCAGTTTGGTAGGTTCTCTAGTACCACATCTAAGCGAAATGAAACAATATTTGACACAACAACACTTCACTTAGGAAATTCGTTAGTAGCACCATAAGTGCAAAAGTTCAATCACGTGTCACTAAATCGACTTAAATCT
This window harbors:
- the LOC124606428 gene encoding prolactin-releasing peptide receptor-like, yielding MSGEVGGQSDGLDMEVNYSLYRVSNQSSDFGEYDMAGDIIYNAFVQALFCVVYTTIFVLGLAGNALVVVVVARNRAMHTVTNVFIGNLALSDVLLCALCVPFTPLYTFLGSWVFGGALCRAVVLAQGTSVYTSTLTLTSIAVDRFFVIVHPFRPRMRLSTCAWSLAGIWLFSALATLPYGLYTVLRAEHGYYYCEESWPSERARLAYGAVTAAAQFALPFAVSAFCYVRVSLRLGRRARHKPGCRSARRDDADRERKRRTNRMLVAMVAIFGLSWMPLTLLNLANDVFTSFGTWRYFNLCFFLVHALAMSSTCYNPFLYAWMNENFRKEFRRVLPCFRPEGTADHAALGPRPSCAPTGKTQDSLLPAATTTAQQHRDTPLDVKDGALPVASSDSATYSVHTSEVRLQIQQGEQMVQDNDHLLDSRI